The DNA sequence CCAGCATTGGCGGAATATGACCGATGGTGATGGCCGCAATCCGCCGTTTGGCCACCGCTGCCTCGCCTGGATTGGAAACGATAAACGGATAGATTACCGGCAGCGGGCCGGTGACGATTTCGGGAAAACAATTGCGCGAAAGCGCGACCGTCTTGCCCGGCAACCACTCCAGCGTGCCATGTGCGCCGACATGCACGATGGCATGCGCCGCCGCGACCCGCTGCATCCACGCGCCGAAGGCGACAAGTGCATGGCGGGGTGGCAAGGCGGGGTCGTGGTAGTCCACCCGTCGATCCTCGTTTCGCCCACGGTCCGGTGCGAGCGCCACGAACACATTGCCAAAGCGGGCAACGCGAAAGCGGAATGCGCCATCGGCAAGCGCATTGTCACTTTCCGCAGTTCCCCACGTGGCATTCACGGATGCGGTGGCCGTTTCCGGCAAAGCCTCAAGAAAATCTCGATAAGCGGAAAGACCAATCGCCGCTTCCTGGCGCTCGACACAATCCAGCAGAGCCCGAGCCGTGTCTGGAATATCCGACACCGCATATCCCGCATCGGCAAGATCGCGCAACATTTCAAGCACGCTTTGCGGCACATCCAGACCGACGGCGTAACCCGTGCGCCCCGGCGCGGCGCCCGGGTAATCGGGCATCAGAATGACGACACGGCGATCCTGTTTCGGTGCCTGTTTCATTCGCAGGAAGGCGGAGATGCGGTTCGCCACCTGCTCGACACGATCCACCTCCGGCACGTTCAGGAGGCTGGCCCCGCCATCCGCCCGCGCCTGTTTGAACGAGATCGCACCGGCGAGAATCCGGCCATCCAATTCCGGCAGAACCACATGCATGGCAAGATCGGACGGGTTGAGGCCGCGCGCATTTTCCGCCCAGCCATCTCGCCGGGTCGTTGCCATGGCCACCTGAAACACCGGCACGCCAAGGCGGTCGAACACTGTTTTTCCGACTTCATCCGTCTGACTGGCAAAGGCGGTGGCGGCAATGATGGCGGCAGGCTGGAGGTCAGGCAACACGGTTTCGAGAAAGCGGATGGCCTCGCCATCCTTCAGGCCGCTGACGAAAATCGGCATTGGCGCAAAACCGCGCCCGGAAAGGGCGTGGAAGAGCGCATCAACGGGTGCTGCATCATCTGCCAGCAGCATCGATCGGTAAAAGAGAATGGGCAGTCTGACTGTATCGGCTGCAAAAGCGGCACTGGCCTCCGCTTGACTGACGACGCCATGCCCGGGCCGGTAAAATCCGGCCTTCGGCAATGGTTCAGCCTGGATATCCGGCCACGCGCTATCCTTTGCGAGAGCCGCAAGACCAGCTGCAAGGCTGCCCATATTCGCCCTTCCCCCTTCACGAAAAAAGGAAAGGGCAGAGGCCAGTATCTGAATGTCCACGGTCGACGCCGCTTCGAGTTTTTCGTCCCTATCGCTGCACTCGCCCGGCAAAAATAGAAGCTTGAAGCCGCGCCGGCGGGCCATAATGGCAAGCTGATCGACGCCATAGCGCCATCGATCCGCCCCGCCGAGAATCCGGATAAGGATAACGCGGGCGTGCTCCGCCGTCTTTTCGATCCACAGATCGACCGACATGGGGTGGCGAAGCTCGGAGAGGTTGGCGGCGGAGAGCGCAGGGAGAGTATCTCCAGCTTCCCGCCACGCCCGCTCCAGCCCGGCAAGATCGCTTGCCGAAAAAGACAGCACCACCACATCCGAGCGGGGCTGGTTGAGATCAACCGGCTCGATCAGATCGTCCAGAGACGAGGATGTGGTGGCGAGAATATGCATCTACAGCATTTCCATTAAAAAGTGTCAGGCGGCCAGCATCCGTTCGATCTTTTCGCGGTTGATGCCCTTTTCACCAATGATAACGAGCCGGCTGCGGCGCTCCTCACCCACCGCCCATGGACGGTCGTAATAATGATTGACGCGGCTACCGACAGCCTGCACCTGCAGGCGCATCGGCTTGGCGGAAACCTCGATGAAACCCTTGATACGCAAAACATTTTCCGCAGCCGCCGTCTCGGCGATGCGGGCCGCCAGCGCTTCCGGATCGCTCACGGCCGGCAGGTCGATGACGAAGCTGTCGAAATCGTCGTGTTCATGGTCAAACGCGCCATCATGATGCGTGCGGCGGTTTTCAATATCCTCTTCCACCGCAAGACCCAGGCCGATCAGCACGGCAGGGTCGATGGCGCCATTCGAAGCGACGACGATCTTCGCCGCCTTCGGCAGATGCTCAAGGATATGGGCCTTCGCCTTGTCGAGACCGGCATCATCGAGAAGATCGGCCTTGGTCAACACGATAAGATCGGCGCAGGCGACCTGATCCTCGAAAACTTCCTCCACCGGATCATCGTGGTCGAGCGCCTCGTCATTGGCCCGCTGGGCGGCAAGCGCTTCCATGTCGTGGGCGACCTGTCCTTCGGCAAGGGCGGCGCCATCCACCACGGCCACCACTGCATCCACCGTCACGCGGCTCTTGATCGCCGGCCACTGGAAGGCCTGCACCAGCGGCTTCGGCAGGGCGAGGCCGGACGTTTCGATGAGGATATGCTCCACCTTCGGCTGGCGGCTCAAAATCTGTTCGATAGCGGGTTGGAAATCATCCGCCACCGTGCAGCAGATGCAGCCATTGGCCAGTTCGACGATGTTTTCTTCCGGGCAGCTTTCAATGCCGCAGCCCTTCAGGATTTCCCCATCGATGCCGATATCGCCGAATTCATTGACAATGATGGCGAGCCGCTTGCCATCCAGCTTTTCGAGAAGGCCGCGCAGCAGCGTGGTTTTTCCAGCCCCCAGAAAGCCGGTAACGATGGTGCAGGGAACGCGGTCCAGAAGGGTGCTCATGATCTCTCCTCGGTAAAATCGAATGGGGGAATGCGCGCCA is a window from the Agrobacterium tumefaciens genome containing:
- the cobN gene encoding cobaltochelatase subunit CobN, which produces MHILATTSSSLDDLIEPVDLNQPRSDVVVLSFSASDLAGLERAWREAGDTLPALSAANLSELRHPMSVDLWIEKTAEHARVILIRILGGADRWRYGVDQLAIMARRRGFKLLFLPGECSDRDEKLEAASTVDIQILASALSFFREGGRANMGSLAAGLAALAKDSAWPDIQAEPLPKAGFYRPGHGVVSQAEASAAFAADTVRLPILFYRSMLLADDAAPVDALFHALSGRGFAPMPIFVSGLKDGEAIRFLETVLPDLQPAAIIAATAFASQTDEVGKTVFDRLGVPVFQVAMATTRRDGWAENARGLNPSDLAMHVVLPELDGRILAGAISFKQARADGGASLLNVPEVDRVEQVANRISAFLRMKQAPKQDRRVVILMPDYPGAAPGRTGYAVGLDVPQSVLEMLRDLADAGYAVSDIPDTARALLDCVERQEAAIGLSAYRDFLEALPETATASVNATWGTAESDNALADGAFRFRVARFGNVFVALAPDRGRNEDRRVDYHDPALPPRHALVAFGAWMQRVAAAHAIVHVGAHGTLEWLPGKTVALSRNCFPEIVTGPLPVIYPFIVSNPGEAAVAKRRIAAITIGHIPPMLVNAGLSPEQSALEQLVDEYAQADGLDRRRRDRLAKLIVEKALETGLAAEAGVGAKDDADAALSRIDAFLCDLKDFAIKDGQHIFGRCPEGEADPLRLESAKAEKAALLAALDGCHISPGPSGAPARGRLDVLPTGRNLYAADPRTMPTPTAFELGRMAGEEVLRHHLQSHGDWPKHLVFDLWGSASLRNGGEDVAQALHLMGARPIHDPATGRVTGIEVLPPASLGRPRVDVTFRISGLFRDMFPALIALLDAAAKAVARRDEAPGDNPLAEEAAALGHIPARIFGSAPGTYGAGIEEKLASGKWDEREELGQAYLDAASHAFGGADGLEIFEDAGFVELLRRADLLVHTGDDPGRDLLDGSSDVAFIGGFSAAKAALGGVADIVALDTTDPARPRARSMTQALTRVVRARAVNPRFIAGQMRHGPRGAAEFAETVDRLVGFAETTHSVSSSLIEALYDAYFGNEEVRDFILRENPRAAQVMAERFLSARRRGLWHSRRNAVDAELEMLILPRTERVGA
- the cobW gene encoding cobalamin biosynthesis protein CobW, producing MSTLLDRVPCTIVTGFLGAGKTTLLRGLLEKLDGKRLAIIVNEFGDIGIDGEILKGCGIESCPEENIVELANGCICCTVADDFQPAIEQILSRQPKVEHILIETSGLALPKPLVQAFQWPAIKSRVTVDAVVAVVDGAALAEGQVAHDMEALAAQRANDEALDHDDPVEEVFEDQVACADLIVLTKADLLDDAGLDKAKAHILEHLPKAAKIVVASNGAIDPAVLIGLGLAVEEDIENRRTHHDGAFDHEHDDFDSFVIDLPAVSDPEALAARIAETAAAENVLRIKGFIEVSAKPMRLQVQAVGSRVNHYYDRPWAVGEERRSRLVIIGEKGINREKIERMLAA